CAAAAGGAAAGCGGAAGTATATTTTGAAAGTAAAGCGCATCCTGTAAGTATTCCTGCGGCAATCATCCAGTATGCGGAAACCCTGTTTTCCTGGAATTTAAATGCCTTAACAAAAAACAGCAGGGCCAAAAGCCAGAAAAGTATTTGCGGTGTATCGGGCAAGATGAATGTGCCCGCGACGACGAACCCATACAGGGATGAAGTATATAAAAAAGCGCTGATAAGTCCAGCACGCCGGCTGAACATCTCCCGGCCTATCCTGTAAACAAGATAGGTATTCAGCGTCCCGGCCAGAATGGATGCGAGCCTGAGAAAGAACTCTTCCTGGAATAAAAGATTGAAGGAGAAGATGCGGATGAACCAGCCCACCATGGGTGGATGATCGAAATGACTCCAATCGGGATAAAGCGCGTAAGTCCAATAGTAAACCTCATCATTGCCCAGCTCGATATACGCGGCAATAAACGCCCTGATGGCAAACGAAGCGAGGAGCAATCCTGCCAGTATCCAATTATATCGTTTTTCCGGCATCCACTTTTTTTCTAAATCTCCGGCGGAGCAAAATTATATTCAGGATAATGAAGATCAGTGTTGAGAATCCAAGGACCCGCAGCACCCAGGTACGGAAATAGTCAATGCGTATTGTTTCCTGTTTCCATGGATCAACACCGTCGTAACGGAAAACGGGATTCAGCATCAGCACCAACCCGGAGGGGTAGCTGATTTCCGTCCTGACATAAGTATCTTCCGGTTGAACGGCATATTTGGCACTTTCTGCACCCGGCACTTCGGCCAATACTTTCCCATCCTGTCCGATAAAGCGGATGAAGGAAGCCGTCTGAATGACGCCAACCTGCAAAGTATCGTTATAAAGCCTTGCATGGGTAATCACAGGAATGTGAGCTGCTTTTTCCCTTTTAGTCTCCATGGATTCTCCGGTAGGCCTGTAGATATCCGCGCCATAGGCCCGGCCGGCCCTGAGGGCTGCAATGATGCTGTCACCGTTCAGTGAAGGTGAATAAATATACGTACAACGGAAACCAACCTCATCGGGGTTAAAAATATCGTGCACATCATCGTTGCCCAGGATGGTTACCGGTTTTCCGGCGGATAATGCTGCATCCCAGTGCTCCGTCGAAACCCGCATATAATTGAGCACTTCGATCCCGGTATATCCTGTGAGGTATTTCATATCCGAAGGTTTGTATCCACCTCTGAGTTTCGGGTGTGCGATGTAAACCAGGTCTCCCTTGTCCCTGAGCATTTCCAGGATGTGTTGTTTCTGATGAATGGTCTGATACAGCGGATAATCCCTCCACAACACCTGTCGCGCACCAATAACAACCTGATGGTTTTTAAATACACCGTAACCGTGCTCATAAACAGGGATATAAGTATCCTTCCCGGCGCCGTAATCATTGACCTTCTGGTAATCGGAGATAGCAATAACATCGTAATAAAGGCTGCGGTAAATACTATCGATGGTTTCGTTGGTGTTATAACGGCCGCTTGTGATTCCGAGCCATGCGCGCGACTGGGCCTGGAAGTTGGACTTCCTCCAGTGAAGGCTGTCGGTGCCTTCATAAGGATTGAACCAATGCTCCCCGCTAAAGGGTTTGGGTTCGGGGAAGATATAAACAGGGCAGGTGATATACTGAACCGCAATAATCAGGAAAACGGCCAGGAAAACCCATCCCAGAAAAATCGCAGGCCACTTGAGTGAGAGGATTATTGATTTCATACGCGGCAAAGATATCGCATTTTATCCCAAAGCATCCGGATTTTAACATTATGAGAACGTTTATTTGAAAGCTTCGAACAAATTTTATTTTGATTATGAGTATTATAAGTTATACTTCAGTGCCTTGGTATAACTTATAATACCCACCCCCTGGCCCCCTCCCTGCCAACAGGGAGGGGGGACGTACTAATCAAAATTTTTACGAAACAAATATTAACTTTACTATAAAAATTGCTTTGCAATAATATTTAACTATTTCGAAAACCTTTCTTTTTGTTTGATTGCAAAAATTTTCACAGAGTTGAATCAGAGCGCCCCCCTCCCTGCCAGCAGGGAGGGGTCGGGGGTGGGTACTTTGAAATGAAGTGGGTACTCCGAAATGAAATGAATACTTAAAAATAGCCTCCTGTATTTCCTGACTTTTAAGGAATTCCAGGGGTACAAATTAGACATTAAGTGCCCAATATTTTAGACATCTTTTTAAGGGAATTTGAAGTAATGCAAAACTTTAGTAAATATTTTATACTTTTGGCCTGTTGACCGGATAATGATTTTCTATGTCGGAAGAAAAACTGTATGACCTTTCCACGGTAAAAGAGTTTGTGGGTGATGACCCTGAACAGATTGCCGGCCTGGTGATGATTTTCCTGGAAGATGTGCCGGATATGCTGGAGAAGCTTAACGACAGCCATAGTAAAGGGGATTTCGACCAGGTAAAGTTTTTTGCTCACAAATTAAAATCATCCATCGATCTTTTCAAGGTTGATGCGATCACATCTGTAATCCGGGAACTGGAGGAAAACTCCAAGAGCCGCACAAACACGGAAGCCATTCCTGTTTTATTGGGTAAAGTCAATCAATCGTTAGACAGCACTCTCCAACAACTCAGGGAAGATTACAACCTCTGATCACCCGTTTGTTTCTTACAAAGGGATATTCCCATGTTTTCTGGGGGGATGGGATTTGCTCTTGTTTTGTGTCATTTCCAGTGCCTGGATAAGTTTGAACCGGGTTTGACGGGGATAGATGATCTCGTCGACGTATCCCAGTTCAGCGGCTTTGTAAGGGCTGGCAAAGGTTTTCTTATAATCTTCCACAGCTTTTTTCTTATCCTCGGCCGAGAGTTTATCTCTGAAAATGATATTAACGGCGCCTTCGGGGCCCATGACGGCAATTTCCGCGGTAGGGTATGCAAAATTAACATCGGCCCCGATATGCTTGCTAGACATCACGTCATAAGCGCCGCCGTATGCTTTTCGGGTGATCAGGGTGATCTTTGGGACGGTAGCTTCTGAAAAGGCGTATAGCAGCTTGGCCCCATGTTTGATGATGCCTCCGAATTCCTGGTTGGTACCGGGCAGGAAACCGGGCACATCGACGAAGGTGATCAGCGGAATATTGAAAGCATCGCAGAAGCGGACAAAGCGGGCGCCCTT
The nucleotide sequence above comes from Bacteroidota bacterium. Encoded proteins:
- a CDS encoding glycosyltransferase family 39 protein → MPEKRYNWILAGLLLASFAIRAFIAAYIELGNDEVYYWTYALYPDWSHFDHPPMVGWFIRIFSFNLLFQEEFFLRLASILAGTLNTYLVYRIGREMFSRRAGLISAFLYTSSLYGFVVAGTFILPDTPQILFWLLALLFFVKAFKFQENRVSAYWMIAAGILTGCALLSKYTSAFLL
- a CDS encoding Hpt domain-containing protein, whose protein sequence is MSEEKLYDLSTVKEFVGDDPEQIAGLVMIFLEDVPDMLEKLNDSHSKGDFDQVKFFAHKLKSSIDLFKVDAITSVIRELEENSKSRTNTEAIPVLLGKVNQSLDSTLQQLREDYNL